The segment GCGGCCGCGTGGCGGTTCACGCCGGGAGCCGATCCGTGGAGTACGGCGCCAGCAGCGATCGTCGCACGACGTTCACAAATAAACACGCATTTCTTCAAAACCCTTTGTAACAAGTCAACTTGACGAACAGCCAAAAGCCTTTGCCTGCAAGCTACTTGAACTTTCCGCAGGGCATCCCCGCCCGCACCCCTCCGTGTCCCCCAGTATCCGGCACCGCCCCGGTGCCGTGGGGCTCCCGGGGCGGACGGTCGGGGCGCCGGCCCGCGCCGCGTTGCGGTGGTGTGCGGGGAGACGCGGGCCGGACGGCCGTCAGCGGGCCCGGGCCGTCGAGTACAGGTGGCTGTCGCGGAACTCCGTCGCGGCCAGGGTCTGCCCGACGATGATCACGGCCGTCCGTAGCACGCCCGCCGCCTTCACCTGCACGGCGATGTCCCCGAGCGTGCCGCGCAGCACCAACTCGTCCGGGCGGCTGGCCATCGCGACCACCGCCGCCGGGCAGTCCGGGCCGTAGTGCGGCAGCAACTCCTCCACCACGCTGTCCACGTAGCGCGCCGCCAGGTGCAGCACCAGCAGCGCCCCGCTCTTGCCGAGCACGTCCAGCTCCTCGCCGGGCGGCATCGGCGTCGCCTGCCGGGCCACCCGGGTCAGGATCACCGTCTGCCCGACCGTCGGCACCGTCAACTCCCGCTTCAGCGCCGCCGCGGCCGCCGCGAACGCGGGCACGCCCGGCACCACCTCGTACGGGATGTCCGCCGCGTCCAGCCGCCGCATCTGCTCGGCCATCGCCGAGAACACCGACGGATCGCCAGAGTGCAACCGCGCCACGTCCTGGCCCTCGCCGTGCGCGCGGACGATCTCCGCCAGGATCTGGTCCAGGTCCAGGTTCGCCGTGTCGACCAGCCGGGCGTCCGGCGGGCAGTCCGCCAGCAACTCCGGCGGCACCAGGCTCCCCGCGTACAGGCACACCCCGCAGCGGCCCAGGGTGCGCTGGCCGCGCACCGTGATCAGATCCGCCGCACCCGGACCGGCGCCGATGAAATAGACCGTCACTTCGCTCCTCCTCCTGCCACTGCCCCGCCTGCTTCCGCGGGTGTTTCCGCGGGCGCTCTCAGGGGTCCTTCGGCGAGTCCTTCCGCAGGTGCTTCCGCCGCCGCGCCCTTGACCACGCTCCACTGGGTCACCGGCATCGCCTGCCGCCACCCCGTGAACCCGCCCACCGGCACCGCGCGCGCGACCGACAGCTTCACCAACTCGCCGCCGTGGCGCCGGTACCACTGCGTCAACAGCGCCTCCGACTCCAGCGTCACCGTGTTCGCCACCAGCCGCCCACCCGGCCCGAGCGCCGCCCAGCACGCCTCCAGCACCCCGGGCACCGTCAACCCGCCACCGACGAACACCGCGTCCGGACACCCCAGTTCGGGCCCCGACGCGACCAGCTCCGCCAGCGCGGCCGGCGCCGCGCCCCGCACCACCCGCAACCGGGGGACCCCCAGCGCGGCCGCGTTCCGGACGATCCGCTCCACCCGCACCGGATCGCGCTCCACGCTCACCGCCCGGCAACTGCGGTGCGCCCGAAGCCACTCGATGCCGATCGAACCCGAACCGCCGCCCACGTCCCACAGCAGCTCGCCCGGCGCCGGACCGAGCGCCGCCAGCGTCGCCGCCCGGACATGACGCTTCGTCAACTGGCCGTCCGACTCGAAGAGTTCGTCCCGCAGTCCCGGAACCAGCTGCGGCCGGGGGGAGTTCGGCGCGACAGCCTCGGAGTCGAGGACGCAGTCGACCGCCACGACGTTCAACGGGTCGACCGGCGGCCCACCCGGAACCGGCCAGTCCGCCGCCACCCCCTCGCGCACCGCCTCCGCCGGACCGCCCAACTGCTCCAGCACCCGCAACCGGCTGGGCCCGTAGCCACGACCGGCCAGCAGCTCCGCGACCCGGGCCGGCGTCGACGCGTCCGCGCTCAGCACCAGCAGCCGTCGCCCCGGGTACAGTGCCGCGTGCAGCGACTCGACCGGCCGGCCCACCAGCGTCACCACCTCGGTCTCCTCCACCGGCCAGCCCAGCCGGGCGCACGCCAGCGACACCGAGGACGGATGCGGCAGCACCCGCAGCGACTCCGCCGGCACCCCGCACTCCAGCAGCGTCCGGCCGATCCCGTGGAACATCGGATCGCCACTCGCCAACACCGCCAGCCGCCGCCCCGCGAACCGCTCCAGCAGCCCCGGCACCGACGGCCGCAGCGGCGACGGCCACGGCACCCGATCCGCCGTCACCCCCACCGGCAGCAAGCCCAACTGGCGCCCCCCGCCGAGCACCACCTCCGCCGCCTCCAGCGCCTCCCGCGCCGCACCCGAGAGCCCCGGCCAGCCGTCCGCCCCCACCCCCACGACGGTGATCGCAGACACGCGCAACTCCTCACGGCTCGGGTACGGGGCAGCCGCAGCCTACCCGCAGCCGCCCGCCGTACCCCCCACGAGCTGCGGAGATCCACCGTGCGACATTGGCCACACCGGGGCCGGCGTGGGCAGCGCGGCCTGCGGTGGGCGGCGATGGCAGGGGATGCCGGGGGACGACAGGGGCGCCGTACGGTACGGGGTCAGCCGAGCTCGGCGGCGGAGCGCTGCAGGGCCCGGGCGGCGCGGACCATGAAGTCGCGGAACCGCTCCTGCTCGTCCTCGGTGAACTCATCGGCGAGGCACTGCTCGACCTCGCTCGCCCGCTCGTCCGCCAACTCCATCGCCGCCCGCCCCCGGTCGGTCAACCGGGTCTCCAGGACGTTCCGGTGCCAGCGGTGCGGCGCCCGCTCCACCAGCCCGCGCTCGGTCAGGTGCCTGAGTAGCACCGCCATCGCCTGCGGAGTGACCTGGCACGCCCGAGCCAGCCCTGCCCCACTGATCCCCGGGCTGTCGGCGAGCACGTACAAGGCCGCGTACTGCGGGACGGTCAACCCCGCGGGCTCGACCGCGAGACGCTTCGCGGTCAGCAACTCCTGGCCGGCGCGGTGCAGGTCGACGCCGAGACGCTCGTTGG is part of the Kitasatospora setae KM-6054 genome and harbors:
- a CDS encoding MarR family winged helix-turn-helix transcriptional regulator; amino-acid sequence: MGMPANERLGVDLHRAGQELLTAKRLAVEPAGLTVPQYAALYVLADSPGISGAGLARACQVTPQAMAVLLRHLTERGLVERAPHRWHRNVLETRLTDRGRAAMELADERASEVEQCLADEFTEDEQERFRDFMVRAARALQRSAAELG
- a CDS encoding bifunctional cobalt-precorrin-7 (C(5))-methyltransferase/cobalt-precorrin-6B (C(15))-methyltransferase encodes the protein MSAITVVGVGADGWPGLSGAAREALEAAEVVLGGGRQLGLLPVGVTADRVPWPSPLRPSVPGLLERFAGRRLAVLASGDPMFHGIGRTLLECGVPAESLRVLPHPSSVSLACARLGWPVEETEVVTLVGRPVESLHAALYPGRRLLVLSADASTPARVAELLAGRGYGPSRLRVLEQLGGPAEAVREGVAADWPVPGGPPVDPLNVVAVDCVLDSEAVAPNSPRPQLVPGLRDELFESDGQLTKRHVRAATLAALGPAPGELLWDVGGGSGSIGIEWLRAHRSCRAVSVERDPVRVERIVRNAAALGVPRLRVVRGAAPAALAELVASGPELGCPDAVFVGGGLTVPGVLEACWAALGPGGRLVANTVTLESEALLTQWYRRHGGELVKLSVARAVPVGGFTGWRQAMPVTQWSVVKGAAAEAPAEGLAEGPLRAPAETPAEAGGAVAGGGAK
- the cobM gene encoding precorrin-4 C(11)-methyltransferase, which translates into the protein MTVYFIGAGPGAADLITVRGQRTLGRCGVCLYAGSLVPPELLADCPPDARLVDTANLDLDQILAEIVRAHGEGQDVARLHSGDPSVFSAMAEQMRRLDAADIPYEVVPGVPAFAAAAAALKRELTVPTVGQTVILTRVARQATPMPPGEELDVLGKSGALLVLHLAARYVDSVVEELLPHYGPDCPAAVVAMASRPDELVLRGTLGDIAVQVKAAGVLRTAVIIVGQTLAATEFRDSHLYSTARAR